A stretch of Vairimorpha necatrix chromosome 2, complete sequence DNA encodes these proteins:
- a CDS encoding importin subunit alpha-1 encodes MSRSYMFDDRTQENRRKQREEAQVEIRQLKKEELLNKKRSLSLAVSQISNFSEMRERLYSNDLTVLHQGTYEFRSLLSVEGNPPVQAVIDSGCLPRFVEILNKEYVSSLGDNKELVDKTRIESAWVLTNIAAGTSEQTLSVLKAGALPLLVSMLYEPNETVIDQSVWALGNIAGDSEHARDCIIKTGALDILISLLEKYYTRESQIKLVRNMTWLLSNLNRGRNPPPKLSDMHKSLQILFKLINVRDSEIVCDSFWALSYIVDVESGCTDIVLGSNVMPKAYNCLEAYCAKLKNATHDPQDANIAAMSVSPIIRMLGNIATGNDNQTNALIKMGFLEFFGVLFYRIENKKSQRLRKEICWTLSNITAGPVEQVSQVVECDLIPMLIDAMNSYEPFIRKEACWALSNALFHCVNKLEWVQVFIDSGLIESLVSYLEIAGNLVDMQSHILDCFLYILEGGRKYEQKFGRNIVTERMSETEAVGCIEYLQDSESIEVSDKAYKIIVEHFDGVEN; translated from the coding sequence ATGAGTAGATCTTATATGTTCGACGATAGAACTCAAGAAAATAGAAGAAAACAAAGAGAAGAAGCACAAGTAGAAATCAGACaacttaaaaaagaagaattacttaataaaaagagaAGTCTAAGTCTCGCCGTATCacaaatttctaatttctcAGAAATGAGAGAAAGGCTTTATTCTAATGATCTCACTGTCCTCCACCAAGGGACTTACGAGTTCCGCTCCCTCCTGAGCGTCGAAGGGAACCCGCCAGTCCAGGCTGTCATAGACTCGGGGTGTCTACCCAGATTTGTGGAAATCTTAAATAAGGAATATGTCTCAAGTTTAGGAGATAATAAAGAACTAGTAGACAAAACTAGAATAGAATCCGCCTGGGTACTCACTAATATAGCAGCAGGCACATCTGAGCAGACTCTGTCTGTTCTCAAGGCAGGCGCCTTGCCTCTGCTCGTGTCAATGCTTTATGAGCCAAATGAGACAGTAATCGACCAGAGTGTCTGGGCACTGGGAAATATAGCAGGAGACTCTGAACACGCCAGAGattgtataataaaaacaggAGCTCtagatattttaatatctcTACTTGAGAAATATTACACTAGAGAAagtcaaataaaattagtGCGGAATATGACGTGGCTTCTGAGTAATCTAAATAGAGGAAGAAATCCTCCACCAAAATTAAGTGACATGCACAAATCTCTacaaatactttttaaattaataaatgtaaGAGACTCAGAAATAGTCTGTGACTCATTCTGGGCTCTAAGTTATATTGTAGACGTAGAAAGCGGCTGCACTGACATTGTCCTGGGCAGTAATGTCATGCCTAAGGCATACAACTGCCTTGAAGCATATTGTGCGAAACTTAAAAATGCGACACATGATCCTCAAGACGCAAATATAGCGGCCATGTCTGTGTCTCCAATAATAAGAATGCTGGGGAATATTGCCACTGGGAATGACAACCAGACGAACGCGCTAATAAAAATGGGCTTCTTAGAATTCTTCGGCGTACTTTTCTATAGaatagaaaataagaagTCGCAGAGGCTTAGGAAAGAAATATGCTGGACATTGTCAAATATCACAGCAGGCCCTGTCGAGCAAGTCTCTCAAGTCGTAGAGTGCGACTTAATTCCAATGTTAATTGACGCTATGAACTCATATGAGCCTTTTATTCGTAAAGAAGCCTGCTGGGCACTCAGTAATGCCTTGTTTCACTGTGTAAACAAGCTTGAATGGGTACAAGTCTTTATAGACAGCGGACTTATCGAGTCACTAGTGTcatatttagaaatagCAGGGAACTTAGTAGACATGCAGTCTCATATTTTAGActgttttctttatatcTTGGAAGGTGGTAGAAAATATGAGCAGAAATTTGGTAGGAATATCGTGACAGAAAGAATGTCAGAGACTGAAGCAGTGGGGTGTATAGAATATTTACAAGATAGTGAATCTATAGAAGTATCTGATAAggcatataaaataatagtaGAACATTTTGATGGAgtagaaaattaa
- a CDS encoding cysteine desulfurase (NFS1): protein MSNLNIFPDISVNKISPNLVSNTPKRIYLDSQATKPLDPRVLDAMLPYYTSIFGNPHSRTHSFGWNAEKGVEIARKQVADLLGANEKEIIFTSGATESNNLALKGVAAFLKKDNKPVHIITTQIEHKCVLDTCRRLEEEGAKITYLPVDNTGILDPKLLEDSITNDTALVSVMAVNNEMGSIQKLKEIGKICKDRNILFHVDAAQGVGHIEIDVNKMNIDLLSLSGHKMYGPKGIGALYVRRRPRVRMLPLFNGGGQERGLRSGTTPPPLVVGLGKAAEICSKEMRNDYFYIKKLSNKLKNFITRNIEDVVFNGAENQTYPGCLNLSFPYVEGEGLMMNLKDIAVSSGSACTSSSLEPSYVLRALGKNDDLAHSSIRFGLNKFTTKEEIKKVGEDTVKAVKKLRDMSPLYEMVKEGVDLDKINWNS from the coding sequence ATGAGTAACTTGAACATATTTCCAGACATTTCtgtcaataaaatttctccAAATTTAGTATCAAATACTCCAAAGAGAATATATTTAGACTCTCAAGCTACTAAACCACTAGACCCGCGTGTATTAGACGCCATGCTTCCCTACTACACTTCAATTTTCGGCAACCCGCATTCCCGGACGCATTCTTTTGGCTGGAACGCAGAAAAAGGCGTAGAAATCGCCAGGAAACAAGTGGCTGATTTACTGGGCGCAAATGAAAAAGAGATAATTTTCACTAGTGGCGCCACAGAGAGTAACAATCTCGCTCTGAAAGGCGTAGCCGCCTTTCTTAAGAAAGATAATAAACCAGTACACATTATTACTACACAAATCGAGCACAAATGTGTACTAGACACATGTAGAAGACTAGAAGAAGAAGGAGCTAAGATTACTTACTTACCAGTAGATAATACTGGTATTTTAGATCCTAAACTACTAGAAGATTCTATTACTAATGACACTGCTTTAGTATCAGTCATGGCTGTTAATAATGAAATGGGGTCTATACAAAAACTTAAAGAAATAGGTAAGATTTGTAAagatagaaatattttattccaCGTTGACGCGGCTCAGGGAGTCGGGCATATTGAGATAGATGTtaataaaatgaatataGATTTGTTAAGTTTGAGTGGTCATAAAATGTACGGGCCTAAAGGAATAGGCGCGCTGTATGTCCGAAGAAGACCAAGGGTGAGAATGTTACCTCTTTTTAATGGAGGAGGCCAAGAAAGAGGCTTAAGAAGTGGTACCACTCCGCCTCCCTTAGTAGTAGGCCTTGGTAAAGCGGCCGAAATATGTTCCAAAGAAATGCGtaatgattatttttatatcaaaaaattatccaataaattgaaaaatttcattacTAGAAATATTGAAGATGTAGTTTTCAATGGAGCAGAAAACCAGACTTACCCAGGCTGTCTGAATTTATCATTTCCTTATGTAGAAGGAGAAGGTCTTATGATGAATCTTAAAGATATAGCAGTGAGTAGTGGCAGTGCTTGTACTTCTTCGTCTTTAGAGCCTTCGTATGTCCTGAGAGCACTTGGGAAAAATGACGACTTAGCCCACTCGTCGATTAGATTTGgacttaataaatttacaactAAAGAAGAAATCAAGAAAGTGGGGGAAGACACAGTGAAAGCGGTTAAGAAACTCAGGGACATGTCGCCGCTTTATGAGATGGTGAAGGAAGGAGTAGACTtggataaaattaattggAATTCCTAA
- a CDS encoding calmodulin, protein MDYKNRLSKVFQLFVDSPHETVHVDDLYKLFSHAGFSLTDKALEKIRQSCPETGLSFSEYLIHCEELQKNEISKEELRQCLESLSSDKSDTVDANTLINTLSTGQYALDEYELAEILRIINPDANGKVSIMYLLSLIYSKDQ, encoded by the coding sequence atggattataaaaatagattGTCTAAAGTTTTCCAATTATTTGTTGATTCTCCTCATGAGACTGTCCATGTTGACGATTTGTATAAATTGTTCAGTCACGCCGGCTTCTCTTTGACAGACAAGGCCTTAGAAAAGATAAGGCAAAGTTGTCCAGAGACAGGCTTGTCTTTTAGTGAATATTTAATCCACTGTGAAGAATTACAGAAAAATGAGATTTCTAAAGAAGAATTGAGACAGTGTCTTGAATCTCTGAGTTCTGATAAATCTGATACAGTTGACGCCAATACCCTGATCAATACATTGTCAACTGGCCAATATGCACTTGATGAATATGAACTGGCGGAGATATtaagaataataaatcCCGATGCGAATGGTAAAGTGAGTATCATGTATCTCTTAAGCttaatttatagtaaagatcaataa
- a CDS encoding repressor of RNA polymerase III transcription MAF1-like protein → MKYLQISQILKTNEIFKSIQEKHPSFTIDLEVFSCKSSKNDKIFNTLPKPFRYLVQTLALAYPDYDFENENALSFTLMPYQDVVNELILIIDKTVRLDKCEIFSYKNRSGPFENCKWYFCFFFYCKNEKRILMLNLRSL, encoded by the exons atgaaatatttacaaatatctcaaatcttaaaaactaatgagatttttaaatcaatCCAAGAGAAACATCCTTCGTTCACAATTGATCTCGAAGTCTTTTCTTGTAAATCttcaaaaaatgataaaatatttaataccCTCCCTAAGCCTTTTCGTTACCTCGTCCAGACACTAGCCCTGGCCTACCCGGACTACGATTTCGAGAATGAAAATGCTCTAAGTTTCACACTTATGCCATACCAAGATGTAGTAAATGAGCTTAT TTTGATTATTGACAAGACAGTTCGACTTGATAAATGCGAGATATTTTcgtataaaaatagaagtgGACCATTTGAGAATTGTAAATGGTATTTctgttttttcttttattgtaaaaatgaaaagagaattttaatgttaaatttaagaagtttgtaa
- a CDS encoding homeobox domain-containing protein 7 — MFSSSKSFDAALGLIKLRNIDRIVRLNNPYKEEITKAVLNRVFELTDNPSYNTLLDLSILLHQDINIVKNWFIRIRELKRRNSNSDVVKDFDKKIIKKAEDIPATIIMQILCIVKDSLAGRSKMRRSKVNM; from the coding sequence ATGTTTTCAAGTTCAAAAAGTTTTGACGCTGCTCTTGGTTTAATAAAACTGCGTAATATTGACAGAATAGTAAGACTTAATAATCcttataaagaagaaattacCAAAGCTGTATTAAATAGAGTATTTGAATTGACTGATAATCCGTCATATAACACTTTACTTGATTTAAGTATATTACTACACcaagatataaatatagtaaaaaacTGGTTTATAAGAATAAGAGAATTAAAGAGAAGAAATTCTAATTCTGATGTTGTAAAagattttgataaaaaaattataaaaaaagctGAAGATATTCCAGCTACTATAATAATGCAAATATTGTGTATTGTAAAAGATTCTTTGGCAGGTAGAAGCAAAATGAGAAGATCTAAAGttaatatgtaa